TCATTGAGAGCACGTTTTCGGTTTCGTTGTCTATCTTAATTATACGGTATGCACGTCGGATCGTAGAATCTCCAGCACCAGTAATAGCCGCCAGAGGATTTCGATATGTATTCCAGGGACGTGAGAAACCAACTGTAACATCCCAGAAGCCATTGTTGTAATCTATTTCTTCTAAGCCGAGATTTGTAATATTCTCATCTTCAAGCATTGTGGCAACATATGCCTTGGCTATTTTTGCTGCTTGCTTCGCGTCCATGATAATCCCATCAGCTAGGTTCGAGTGAAGAGTATACCAACGAGAATGGCGTGTTGCACTGTATTTGGCTGCCGTGGAAGTGCGCTCCTCCTCGTCCGGGCATTCCTCCCGGCCCTGCACCCCAAAGATCGACCCGCTTTCCGATCACGGCTGCAGTGACAGCGCTAGGCCCCGCTTGTGCTCGACCTACACTCTCGCCAACCCCGCCTCCCCCCGCTATACCCGGGGGCGCACATCGCCCACGGAGCCCCGCATGCAGTTCGTCATTCTCTGCCAGGACAAGCCCGACAGCCTGGACCTGCGCCTGCGGGTCCGGCCCGAGCATCTCGATTATCTCCATGCCCAGGGCGATGCGCTGATGGCGGCCGGGCCGTTCCTCGACGGGGAGGAGCGGCCGATCGGCTCGATGCTGATCGTCGACGTCGCCTCCGAGGCAGAAGCCAAGGCGCTTGCCGACGGCGATCCCTATGCCAAGGCCGGCCTCTTCGCCGCCACGCAGATCCGGCGCTGGCGCTGGGGCGTCAAGCCGCCCAAGGCGTGAGCACGGCCATGGCGCATTGGCTGATCAAATCGGAGCCCGAGGTCTGGTCCTGGGACCGGCAGGTCGCGGCCGGGGCCAAGGGCACGCCCTGGGACGGGGTACGCAACCACGCCGCCAAGCTCAACCTGATGGCGATGAAGCAGGGCGACCAGGCCTTCTTCTACCATTCCAACGAGGGCAAGGCGGTCGTCGGCGTCGCCGAGGTGGTGCGCGAGCACTATCC
This portion of the Labrys wisconsinensis genome encodes:
- a CDS encoding EVE domain-containing protein, whose product is MAHWLIKSEPEVWSWDRQVAAGAKGTPWDGVRNHAAKLNLMAMKQGDQAFFYHSNEGKAVVGVAEVVREHYPDPATPGEPWVLVDFKAVAPFPKPVTLAAVKAEPKLAKMALVAFSRLSVQPVTDEEWKLVCAMGGYKS
- a CDS encoding YciI family protein — its product is MQFVILCQDKPDSLDLRLRVRPEHLDYLHAQGDALMAAGPFLDGEERPIGSMLIVDVASEAEAKALADGDPYAKAGLFAATQIRRWRWGVKPPKA